A genomic region of Saccopteryx bilineata isolate mSacBil1 chromosome 1, mSacBil1_pri_phased_curated, whole genome shotgun sequence contains the following coding sequences:
- the TMEM174 gene encoding transmembrane protein 174, which translates to MAQGSSPVEDFPVNVFSVTPYTPSTADIQVSDDDKAGATLLFSGIFLGLVGLTFTVMGWIKYQGVSHFEWTQLLGPILLSVGVTFILIAVCKFKMLSCQLCKENEERVLDSEQMAGGQSFVFTGINQPITFHGATVVQYIPPSPGPQEPIGVNTAYLQPVLNPCCLTPSRVVAVAVPSPPLYHTIYPSENSAFVDDQDPPSFVDEGNDRSSSDAEQPRETQPREEEAVRVSPPPYEEIFSDPR; encoded by the exons ATGGCTCAGGGCAGCAGCCCCGTGGAGGACTTCCCTGTCAACGTGTTTTCCGTCACGCCTTACACACCCAGTACCGCAGACATCCAGGTGTCCGATGATGACAAGGCAGGGGCCACCTTACTCTTCTCAGGCATCTTTCTGGGACTGGTGGGGCTCACGTTCACCGTCATGGGCTGGATCAAATACCAAGGGGTCTCCCACTTTGAATGGACCCAGCTCCTTGGGCCCATCCTGCTGTCAGTCGGGGTGACATTCATCCTGATTGCTGTGTGCAAGTTCAAAATGCTTTCCTGTCAGTTGTGcaaagaaaatgaggaaagggTCCTTGACTCGGAGCAGATGGCAGGAGGACAATCGTTTGTGTTCACTGGTATCAACCAACCCATCACCTTCCATGGGGCTACTGTGGTGCAGtacatccctccctctcctggccCTCAAGAGCCCATTGGGGTGAACACCGCCTACCTGCAGCCAGTGCTGAACCCTTGTTGTCTCACCCCGTCGAGAGTGGTGGCTGTTGCCGTGCCAAGCCCTCCTCTGTACCACACCATCTACCCTTCAGAAAACTCTGCCTTTGTCGACGACCAGGACCCCCCTTCCTTCGTGGATGAGGGAAACGACAG GTCCAGCTCTGATGCTGAGCAGCCACGAGAGACACAGCCGAGAGAGGAGGAGGCTGTCCGCGTCTCTCCTCCTCCCTATGAGGAAATATTCTCCGACCCCCGGTAG